The Coffea arabica cultivar ET-39 chromosome 6e, Coffea Arabica ET-39 HiFi, whole genome shotgun sequence genome contains the following window.
GAAAGCATGAAACAAGGCCCAGTTCAAACATCAAAAAGGAGAAGCAAGAGAAATAATTGGGAAATCACAACAAGAGTGGGTTGAATATGAAGAGGTTACAGGAAGAGAGAACAAGCAAAATAAGGGAGGAGTAGGGTCAAATCAGCAAGGAAATGTGAGAGAGCCACCAAAAGAAGGAATCATCAGAATCAATACGGATGCTGCGATAAGTTTAAAATTGATCAGAACAGGAAAAGGGATAATAGTAAGGAACTGGACAAGAGAAATTATGAGAGCAAGAGAAGTAATGGAGACAAAAATGGGAGAGGCACTAGTGGAAGAAACCTTAACCATTAGGATGGCACTCCAAATGGCAAGACAAGCAGGTTGGGAAAAAATAGATGTGCTGTCAGATTGTAAAGCAGCAGTTGACATGATCACAAGCAACAATGTGCAAGAAGGTCATATAGCAACCATTCTGAAAGACATTGGACACCTAATTAAAGGTTTTGAACATACAGTTTCTTTTGTACCTAAATCAGCTAACGTAGAAAGTCATAGGCTAGCACAATTTGCAACAAAGCTAGTTATAGAAAGTCATAGGCTAGCACAATTTGCAACAAAGCTAGTTAATGACATTGATTGGAAAAACAACTTCCCAACTTTGCTAATAGAAGCAACCAACAATGATTGGAGGGTTGATGCCACCTTTTGTAATTAAGCCCTTGTAGTATCAGGTTTATATATAAAATGATATCTAACGTTtgtggaaaaaaaagagaacataGCAACATAGCATAATGCCCACATTAACCTTCAGGATATTTACAAGGCAGCAAAGAACCTCTCTCTCAGAAAACAAAGGAGGCCTCCGCTCTTCTATTCCTACAAAACTCGTAACACTCCGAAGTTCCCAACCTTTgttaataaaagaaaatgacagTGATGGTACAAGCATTTATaggtaagaaaaaaaaaatcaaagtattcaGTAAATCAAACTAAAGTTACAGGACGACTGTTCAAATCAGTTACTGGAAGATTGATTTTCACTCCACAACCCCATTTCTTGTGGATGCAAGCCAGCAAATACTCATATGCTCTGTAACTGAGAAAATGAAATCCGAATGGTTGAACCACCAAGAGATGTTGCATGCTTGCACACGAGGGCTTCAGTGGCTTGTTCCTCATTTTCAAATAGCACAAGAGCTTGCTTCTTTCCATTCATTTCGAAGAGCTTAGAATTAACTATAGTTCCGTGCTCCTCCAAGTGGGCCACGATTTCCTCCTCAGTTACCTCCTGAGGGAGGGTGGACAGGTGTATCATCTTTGTTGGGGAGCAACAGTACCGGTAATTTTTTGCAGCATTTCGGTTAAACCGGTTAAGGTTTGAATTAGAATACTCGTGCGTATCAGCACCAGTTGTGATGTTTGGATGCTTTGAAAAATTAACCTCCAAGCGCTTCCCAAAAAGCTTAGCTCCCTGCACCACAAAACATTCACTAATTAAGAAATACTCTGCAGACAACTAGCAACTTCACAAAATGTTGGTCCAAATATGCATTATTTTCTGAAAATCATACAAATGATCCCATATGCAACACAAAATAAACAGAGGTCCATTCAAAGACATCTGACTTGAGGACAACATGCTGGTAAAGAATACGTTAAAAATGCAACATATTAAAGCATTAAACAATCTGGGATTTCAATACAAGTGCGACTCAAGCCGCAGAGAATATTTGTAAACATTTCTCAAAAGTGACTCCAAAAGATATTTCAGTAAATTGCCCCTTCCTCATACAAGACAGACATGCCAAAGGACTCCATCCTCAGAGGAGAATGAGGAGAAGCAAAAGGTTGGTGAGAAAAGCCCAAATGAGAAATGACGCAGAGTTGGGAATAGTCCCATCCCTGAGAAGTTACGATCCCATTCTTTCTGGACAGTAGAGAGATAATTCACACGCTTGTCTATGACTTGCCTCCGCTTCCATTCAAAATCTATTATGTCATTATCTTTTCATATACTATTTTGACATAAATGGATATTAGTTCTAGAAGGAACTTCATAGGATGTAACGATGTACTTTTCCCCAACCACTTCATTTGTATAATTGATACGGCAATGcagaaagtaaaaataaaaagaatggaCCAGAAGAATTTGTGAAAACAGTGGATTTATCCAGTTCAGGAACTTCAGAATTTGGCCTATCCCGGTAGATTGTATAATATGTTTAAATTAGGCAATCAAAGCTGAAACTAGAAACTAAGATAAAGGTTCCAAAAGACTGAAAGACCTTCAAAAAGTGCACAGCCAATTCAGCCTGAAAACCATCCCCCATCTGTACAAGAGCATGATCAGGTTTATTCCGCAGAAGTTTGATTCTCACAATATTTCCATAAATGGAGAACAGGTTAAACAGCTTGTCCTCATCAATGCTCTGCACCAGAGGCATACAAATGTGAATTTTGGGAAGCAAGAAAGGCGATGCCATCAAAACAAAGTTTTGGCTCTATGAAGAACCCAAGAGAACACAAGAATGATAGATGAGAAACCAATATGAGAGGTGAAGACTTACTTCTGGATTCAAATTAGAAACAAGAACAGTGCACCTATCATTCGTCCCACTAATTCCAGGAGGTAAACCACCTCCAAAGGCAGCCGCAATTGCAGCAGCACTGGCCATCTGCATTTCAGAAGCATCTTCCATATTATTGCCGTCTTTTAAAAGATTAAGAATCCACACTAACAAAAGCTAATGTGCACATACAATACCCTGACTACCCAGTCGGTCAAAAGATCTTTCAAAACAAGActaatttataattttaaaaactgTTTGGCAATCTATTCTGCTCCTAGATGGACAACAACTAGGGCAAGCAAAGCAGTGGAAAGAGCTTAAAAAGAACCAAAAGTTTTAAAGTTCATCGCATTTCTTCATCCAGCATCTCAGCATGCTCTATATAGGGCTTGGCTTGGAAGAAgatataaaatacaaaaatcacTCTTCATTTAGTGGATCGGTTTTCAAAGAGCTGCCTCCTGCATTAAAGATCCAGTTCATTGAAGGAGAGAGGCATAGGTTACATGATCTATCTATGTGCTCCTTTTATACTAAAATCAAACTCTAGGATCAAATGAATATCTGAGAGCCTAGGGcaacaaaattgacccaaaaggTGTTTAAACAAAATCCCTTTTCTTGTCATTTTAGTTGCCTACTAATCATTCCCAAAACCTCATAGATGCTATGAACCAAATCCAACAGCAAAAGTGAATTTGACACCAGACATACAGATCAGAGTTGACAACAGAAACTCAAAATTGCAAAGCCGACACCAAAAAATGGCTGAATGTCAGTTGACTGCAATAAAAGTGACGGGAAAATACGCACCTGTGGATATCCAACTGGTAAACACCAAAGAAGAGCAAAATCAGTCAGAAATGTACAATACGGCGATAATATTCAACAAAAACTTAGCTGCTGAATTTGGCAACCTGCAAAGAAGACATACCTCCTACGTCACCATATCCAGGCTGTCACAAGAAAGGAGAAGTGGTTACATATTAAATATTGGAAAGCACAAGCTCTAATTTATGAATCTCAAATAGTAATATCAGAAATGAAAGCAACCTACATGAGAGGATCTACCCTTCTGTTCCGAAGGCAGTGAAGGGTTTGTGAAATCCCTACGTAGAATCAAGAGTAACAGTCAGGGAGaagggataaaagaagaatCAGCAATCTTTGCATACTGCAGGACTGTGATATAGACAGGAACATTTATCCTTCTCTTTCACCCACGGAGGATTTATGTatttgaaaaaagagagaaaaaaatgcaCCATCCTACCTAGATCGTTCATTATTGTAGTTTACTTGTAACTCATCCAGGCTAGAGGAAGgacaaaaaacaaagaagaaatgtGAGTAAAATATCCGCAAgataaaattgatcaaatgaacattacaaaaatataattaattaattaattaaaaatctGGAATTCCTAAAAGGAAACTTCAAGCATACTTAGAGAATTGAATGTCTAGCTGACAGCAACCATCATATATATTTCGACCCTGTAAGAAAATACCAAGTACACCAGTTGAAAGCACCCATCCATTTATAGATGCAGACTAGGAGACAGAAAGGACTGCTGAAAAAACAAAGAACCTGAAGGGCATTTCTTGCAGAAACAGCACTTTGCTGTAATTGATACTGAATCAAAGCCTGGAAGCCTACAAATTTTCAGCACAGTCAGAATCCACAAAAAGAAATGTCCGAAGTTTTGAGTCAAAACAGATTGATAACAACTTGAAAATAAAGATATTCAGAAAACAAttcaccaaaaaagaaaaaagaaaggacagACAAGCTATGAACAATAAGCTTCCTAAATATACATAGTGCCTTTTGGCATGAGCATGAAGACAGCACTG
Protein-coding sequences here:
- the LOC113695932 gene encoding polypyrimidine tract-binding protein homolog 3-like; translation: MTEPSKVIHVRNVGHEISENDLLQLFQPFGVITKLVMLRAKNQALLQMQDVPSAVNALQFYTNVQPSIRGRNVYVQFSSHQELTTMDQNTQGRGDEPNRILLVTIHQMLYPITVEVLHQVFSPHGFVEKIVTFQKSAGFQALIQYQLQQSAVSARNALQGRNIYDGCCQLDIQFSNLDELQVNYNNERSRDFTNPSLPSEQKGRSSHPGYGDVGVGYPQMASAAAIAAAFGGGLPPGISGTNDRCTVLVSNLNPESIDEDKLFNLFSIYGNIVRIKLLRNKPDHALVQMGDGFQAELAVHFLKGAKLFGKRLEVNFSKHPNITTGADTHEYSNSNLNRFNRNAAKNYRYCCSPTKMIHLSTLPQEVTEEEIVAHLEEHGTIVNSKLFEMNGKKQALVLFENEEQATEALVCKHATSLGGSTIRISFSQLQSI